ACTTGGCGGGAAATCACCAAATATTTTCTTTGAAGATATTGCTGATGAGGACGACGAGCTATTTGATAAAGCGGTGGAAGGGTTTGTCATGTTTGCCCTCAACCAAGGTGAAGTTTGTACGTGTCCTTCCCGTGCACTCATTCATGAGTCGATTTACGATAAATTTATGGAACGTGCATTAGAAAGGGTCAAGGCGATTAAAACAGGAAATCCATTAGATCCAACTGTTATGATGGGCGCCCAAGCATCGACGGAGCAAATGGAGAAAATCTTATCCTACTTTGATATTGGTAAGCAGGAAGGCGCAGAATGTTTAATTGGCGGCGAGAAGAATCAGCAAAAAGGTGATTTGAAAGATGGGTATTATGTAAAGCCAACTGTCTTTAAAGGCAATAATAAAATGCGTATCTTCCAAGAAGAAATCTTCGGTCCAGTCGTTTCAGTGACAACATTCAAAACGAAAGAAGAAGCTTTGGAAATTGCAAACGATACGTTGTATGGGCTAGGTGCCGCGGTTTGGACGCGAGATATTAATACGGCGTACCGATTTGGTCGAGGCATCCAGGCAGGTCGCGTCTGGACAAATTGCTACCACGTATACCCGGCGCATGCGGCATTTGGTGGGTATAAAGCATCTGGGATTGGCAGAGAAAATCACCTCGATATGCTAAACCATTACCAGCAAACGAAAAATATGCTCGTTAGTTATAATAAAAATAAGCTAGGTTTCTTTTAATTAAAAGATGAAAGAAACAGCGCGAGTATTAGCTACGGATGCGACACTCGAACTTCTTGGATTATTAAAATCAAAGCACGGTCCACTGATGTTTCATCAATCGGGTGGTTGTTGCGATGGTTCTTCGCCGATGTGCTATCCACAAGGGGAGTTAATCATTGGGGCGCAAGATGTGCTGCTCGGTAAAATTGGCGACGTCCCATTTTATATGCACGAAAATCAATTCAATTATTGGAAGCACACGCAGCTTATCATTGATGTAGTCGAAGGACGGGGCGGGATGTTTTCGCTTGAAGGCGTAGAAGGCAAACGATTCTTGACGAGGTCGCGAGCTTTTACAGACGAGGAAAATGAACGGCTGGCAAGAATAGAAGACTAGCGTGGAATAAAAAATCGCAGGCGAGATGCAAAGATTCGCTTGCGATTTTTTTGGGAAGTTTTGGAGAAATGATTTCATAGGAATCTTCTTCTAAGCTCAGAAGAGGGTAATGCACAAGAATCTTTCTTTTTCCCAAACCATTTATACCGGTTTTTCGCGATATACTTATAAACGCCGTCACGAATTGGGCGTGGAATGAGTATAAATAAGAACAATAGATGCCATAAACCATCCAACTTTTTTGCAATATGTAAAGCGGCTGAAGACTCCGTGAAGACTTTATTATTTTCAATAAGGACAACACTATCTATATCTTTCGGAATCGCAAACTTTTGAATGAGTTCTTGGCCCTTGTCACTTTGTAAAGGAGTAAAATAGAAATGGGCATAAGGATCCCGCTTAAAAATAAATTGAACGTTTACGTCGCAAAAATAACAGTCTCCGTCAAATAAAATAATTCGTCTCATCGGAATACCTCCCTTATTGATAGTATACCCATTATCTATTCAAGTTGACTGTAAAAAAGACTTGAATTGCCTTTGAATGATAAGGTTTGCTGACGGAAATGAAATTGCACGTAGTTCGCAAATGATTGTGCTGACTTCGCACAATCTAGCGATGATAACTTTATATGTGCAGGATATTTGGTATAACAAAGACGTGTATATGAATATCATAATTGACAATCTTGGTTCCTATCGCATTTAGCCACGGTTAATATGTAGAGGAGGTTGATCCATATGAGTCATATGCCAATTGATCCGGAAGAAATGGCAAAAAGATTAGATGAAGATGTCAATGCAGCGTTGAAAATGATTGGTGAAGGTTCGCCAATTTTTGAGTCGTATCCATACGGGAACTATGAAGTGTTCGAAAGTGAAGAACCCCATAATGAAAAAGAATTGCCAGAGAGCTATCAATAATTGCACACCTCACACCTACGTGAGGTTTTTTATGTTGTCAAAAGAACATTTAGTTGAAAATGACACCAAAGTTTCTATCATTCGTATCGATGAAGTAGGGTGTTCAAAAACAAAGTTTATACATAGGTTAAGAGAAAGAGTAGGAGAGTGAATGGGATGAATCCTTTTCTTTCAATTTGGACGAAACCAGAGCAAACTTTGCGCGACATGATTGATCGAAAATCAATCGGCTACGGAATTTTAGTCATTGTGATTGCATCCATTGGTACAGGTGTATTTTCATTTGCAGATTCAGGTCTTCTATCGGGTTTTTCCTTACCGGCAATTCTTTTTATTTCTTTATTTTTAGCTACCGCAATGAGTGTGTTTCTCTATTTCTTGAATGCGGGCTTGTATTTATTCATTGGAAAACTTCTTGGCGGAAAAGGTCAATGGAAGCAAATGTGTCTAGCGATCGCTAGTGGGTCACTACCGATGATCGGAATGCTCCCTATTTCAATCATCGCTATACTGATTTATGGAAAAGATTTATTTAGGGAGCCTGTTGGACCATTTGCGGTTACGAATATGTCGTTCGGTTTTTATTTGTTTTATTTAATTGTCATGATTGGATTATCGATTTATGGTATTGTGATTTTGTCTAAAGCGATTGGGTATGCACACCAGTTTTCGGCTCTAAGAGGGTTTGGAACGATTATGATTTACGCAGGAATTGTCTTTGTCATCGTTATTCTTCTTGCCATTGCAATGATAAGTGGCATAGTATTTTTGGGGCTTTGAAACTTTTTATGATGGTTACCCCATGGATCATATAGACATGGCATTTGTTTAGAACATTTTTCGGCGATATAGTCTCTTGCCCGTGTACTTGTAGGTTTGTTGCATGTACTAGAGGGAGGAGGTGATAGAGCATGATGAATCATGGAAATATGCATCATGGAAATATGCATCATGAAAATATGCATCATGGAAATATGCCTGAACATATGGGGCATCATCAAGTTCAACCAATCGTATGTCCGCCTGTTTATCGTTGCCATGATCAGTTTTCTCAGCGCGAGGTACCGGTTATCCATCCAGTTGTCAACGTAAATAGGCACCATGTCGTCGATGTTCCGAGACACTATTACACTGAAACAACTCAGGATGTAATGGGCGCTTCGTTTTCGCCTGGCGAGAACGGACCAGGATTTGGACCGGGATTTGGACCAGGAATGGGGCTTGGGCCGGCATTCGAAGGAGGGCGCGGTCATGGACATGGACACGGATGCGGTTGTGGATGTGGAGGTGCAAGACGTTGCCTGTGGATGTAATTCCGAATTATGGTAAACTGAGTTTACTATAATTTATTGAGGGTGAACTGCTTGCGGATTTTTAAATTTGTGATCCCAATCATGCTCATCGTTGCTTGGGCAAGTTGGGCGATTTTAAATCGGAATCATACGGATGTTCCTGAAGAGACGCGAATCTATATTACAATAGGTGCAGTCATTGTAAGTGGGATCATTTCGTATTTCCTATTTCCTAAAAACGAAGAAGAAAGATAGTATAAGAAATCAAAACCGATGGCGAAATGCTGTCGGTTTTTTATGTTATTACTGTTTCTGAGTTCATTTAACGCCTATCTCAAGTTCTGACGTGCCAAACCGAATTTATTGGCAATTCTACTAGAAATATGAAATGACCGCTCTCTCAAATAGGTTAACTAATATAAAAAAGTGGTTGACTCAATGGAATTATTCTTTTATTATGTTAATTATGACAAACAACATCTAGAGGTGACAAATGACAACAGTAGTAGAACAGAGAAAAGGAATGGACGCATTAAGTCTAGTACATTGTGGCATGTTTGCAGCACTTATGATGATAGGGGCAAACATAACGGCGTTCGTACCATTTTTAGTTGTTGGAGGAGTCCCAATTACGTTGCAAACTTTTTTTGCGATTCTGGCGGGGCTCATTCTTGGTAGTCGATTAGGCGCTATCTCCATGACGGTTTACATGTTTATTGGACTAGCAGGAGCACCTGTGTTTTCAAAGTTCGGTGGGGGATTTGGATCTGTTCTTAGTCCGACGTTTGGCTTTATTATTTCATTTATATTTACGGCTTATATTGCCGGAAAAATCGTCGAAAAGAACGGGAAGTTACAAGGTTATATCATCGCCGCGCTCGTTGCGATGACAGTGAACTATTTATTCGGAACGAATTGGATGTATTTTGCTTATAAGCTGTGGGCTGCTGCACCTGATGCATTTACATATAAAGTGGCGTGGCTCTGGATGATACCACCATTACCTAAAGACATTCTTCTTGCCGTATTGGCAGGGATGTTTGGACATCGAATGTTCAAAATATTGAGAGTGAGGCGATAATATGACGACATTTCAAGCATTAGCGGATCAAGTTCTTGACGGACATATTTTGACGGATGCGGAGGCGTTGTCAATTTTGGAAAGCGATGATGAGGATTTACTTCCTCTTCTACATGCTGCTTACAAAATTCGAAAACATTATTATGGCAATAAAGTGAAGTTAAACATGATCATCAACACGAAGTCTGGATTATGCCCTGAAAACTGCGGGTACTGCTCACAATCTATCGTGTCGAAAGCGCCCATTGAAAAATATTCAATGATGAAACGGGAAGAAATAATTGCAGGAGCCCAGCGCGCTGCGGACTTAAATGCCGGAACGTATTGTATTGTTGCGAGTGGGCGTGGGCCTGCAGATCGAGAGCTAGATATTGTCGTTGACTCGGTGAAAGAGATTAAAGCGAAGCACGAGCATATGACAGTTTGTGCATGTCTTGGGATTTTAA
This window of the Sporosarcina ureilytica genome carries:
- a CDS encoding thiol-disulfide oxidoreductase DCC family protein produces the protein MRRIILFDGDCYFCDVNVQFIFKRDPYAHFYFTPLQSDKGQELIQKFAIPKDIDSVVLIENNKVFTESSAALHIAKKLDGLWHLLFLFILIPRPIRDGVYKYIAKNRYKWFGKKKDSCALPSSELRRRFL
- a CDS encoding YIP1 family protein, giving the protein MNPFLSIWTKPEQTLRDMIDRKSIGYGILVIVIASIGTGVFSFADSGLLSGFSLPAILFISLFLATAMSVFLYFLNAGLYLFIGKLLGGKGQWKQMCLAIASGSLPMIGMLPISIIAILIYGKDLFREPVGPFAVTNMSFGFYLFYLIVMIGLSIYGIVILSKAIGYAHQFSALRGFGTIMIYAGIVFVIVILLAIAMISGIVFLGL
- a CDS encoding DUF779 domain-containing protein, yielding MKETARVLATDATLELLGLLKSKHGPLMFHQSGGCCDGSSPMCYPQGELIIGAQDVLLGKIGDVPFYMHENQFNYWKHTQLIIDVVEGRGGMFSLEGVEGKRFLTRSRAFTDEENERLARIED
- a CDS encoding biotin transporter BioY produces the protein MTTVVEQRKGMDALSLVHCGMFAALMMIGANITAFVPFLVVGGVPITLQTFFAILAGLILGSRLGAISMTVYMFIGLAGAPVFSKFGGGFGSVLSPTFGFIISFIFTAYIAGKIVEKNGKLQGYIIAALVAMTVNYLFGTNWMYFAYKLWAAAPDAFTYKVAWLWMIPPLPKDILLAVLAGMFGHRMFKILRVRR